Genomic segment of Mycolicibacterium sarraceniae:
ACCACATCGGCACGCTCAACGACGAAGGCCCACCCCGTGGTCGTCGTTCCCAGCGACGGTCAACACTTGCTAGACCGAACAGCGCCTGTGCCGCGGTGCGCGGGTCGGCAGCCGGAACCGCGTCGGCGAGATCCGGGCGCCCGGCGCGGTGCATGAGGTGGCGCAATCGTGCTCGAGATGGTCCGGGCTCGGTGGCGCCGGCCGATGCCATGCGGGGCGCGTCGATGCTGCCTGATTTGATTAGTTCCGACAATCGGTCCATCGCTTCCTCCGGTCCGGTTTCGATCAGCCGGTCCCAGCCGTCTAGCACTTCCAGCGCCGCCACCTCGGTGGGCGCCAAGGCGTGCTCGGCGCGGCCTCGCCGGGTGGAACGGTCCACGAAACGCACCGTAGGGGCGCTGGTGGGTGGGCGCCCCACCAGTGCGTAATCGGCGCGGCGGGGGATCTGGGTGGACAGTCGCAGTGCGTTGGCCGCCGACAGGCCCGCCGGGCCGGCACCTGGGCCGCCGGCCAACTCGATGGCCAAGGCCTGTGGGGCAGGCGGTGCCATTCCCAGCGGAGTCTTGGTGCCACGCCAGTACAGCCCTCTGCGGATATGGCGCAGTTCCCCCCGCTTCACCAGGTCTGCCAGCAGCCGCTGCGCGGTCGAGGGGGCGGTGTCGATGTCGGCGGTGCGCCAGAACTGGTTGTGGGATTCCAGGATGGAACGCCGGGCGGCCTCGACGCCGCTCCGGTTGTACTGGCCGCGCTGGGTCGGCATCTCAGTCACCTCCATCCGTTCTACATCCTGCTACGAGAAACTCTCAATCGTCTCTACATCATCCTACGAGAAACTCTCAATCAGTTCCGTATTACTCGGAAAAGCAGCCGCCTGAACTGCAGCTTTCCTCGGTGCAAGCCCGGCCGCGGCCTCCCGGTCTGGTGGACGAATCGGTGACATCTTGACCTGCCCATCAGTTGGCGAACCGTGTCGTAGGCAGGGAATACCGTGGGGGCTGTGACCACCGACCCGAGGGAGCGCCTTCTGCGGATGGCGGGCTTGATGTGGAGCAACGCCGACCGCGCCACTCGGGCGTGGCGGATGGGCGAGTGGGCGCTGCTGCACCGAGTCCGCGCCGACGGCAGCAGCAAGCCCCGCGATCCGTCCCAGTTCGTTCCGGACAGGGGAAGCAGCCTCGACCTCGACGACGCGCACTTCTTACCCGAGCTTGGCGGGAACTTCGTCAGCTCGACGGCGCGGTTTCCGGTGATGAACGCGGCCGAGTGCCTCGTGGGGGCATCCCAGACGTTCGGGGCGTCGCTGGAGCAGAGGCGAACCAGCACACTCTCGACCGGTATCTTGTGTCGCAGCGCCATCGAGAGCGCCGCCAAAACCATCTGGCTTCTCGCCGATTCCAACCGCGCCGTCCGGCGCGCCCGCTCTCTGGGCTATACCGAACGTGAGATCGGGTACCAGAAGAAGTGCATCGCCGTCGAGACGCGCTTTCTCAATGTGCGCACTGACGACCGCCGCGACGCAGCGCGCCAGAGTTTCGCCGAGACGGAGCAGCAGTTTCGAGAGCGGTTGAATTTCCTGACGTCGCTACCGAAGGCGGCCCGACAGCGGCCACCCTCAGACTATGAGTTCTTTGTCCGCTGGGCCGGGGACTGGATCGACCAGAATCCGCCCCCACACATCACCAATGCTGACGGATTGCCGTATGGGATGTCGATTGGGGCGGAGCGCTTCTACACTGTCGGATCGAGCTTCGTGCATTGATACAAATGGATGACCGCCTACCTCGGCACCGAAGAGGACGTCCTCACCCAACTCGCTGACAGTCTTGCTGCGGCGGTCATCATGACCGAGTGCGCCGTGGCGCTCTACGAGGCCCAGGCGACCCACCCGGCCCGAACCCGAGTGCGCCGCAAGAACTACCCCGAAAATCTGGAGCCTACGGTCTCCCTGTGGGCAGACCGATACCGCCTACCCGCACCAGCACTGGGGGAACCCATTCCGATGCTCTCGACGACAAGCGGAGGCCGGTCATGAGACAGTCTGAGCCGCAACGGATCACCGGTTGGTTCTACCTTCCCGAGGCTCGCGGTGATCGTGTGCCGGGAGTGCTTTGCTGGGAGCCCGATGACGGTGCGACCCTGGAGCTGATCGGTGGCTTCTCCCCGGGACCCGAGTTCCGCGAGAATCCGGCCGGCGGATGGGTCGCTACTGAGATCGTGGGCGACGTGCGGCCTGGGACGATCTACGGGGAATCGGCTGCCGGAGAACTGATTTCCATCTGGGATGCTCAGCGAGGCAGCCACACGGTGGGTTTCGGCGGCGGGGTGCGTGAGGAGTTCTGGCCTTCCTCGTGGATTTGCGTCGGTGCGCACATCATCAGCCCGCAAGAGCCGGCATTGGTCAAAGCAACCGTCACCATCGACGAAATTTACTATCTCACCGACGACGGCCGGTTCTGCGCGCCGCAGTGGGCGAAGATCGAAGGTGTTGAACATCCGGGGTCTGCTATATATCTGGCTCGACTGAGGAAACGGGAGCGCTTGACGCACGCGGGGAAGTCGATCCTGAAGTTGGCAAAGCTCTTCGCCACGTTTGTCGAACGGCTCGAAGATGAATTTGGCGCCTGGCAGTACCCGCCGGTGTCCGCTGGGGTGTTTGGCTCAGAGGTGCGCGGCACGATGACACGGGATAGCGACGCGGTCTGTTTCTGGTTGGTGCGACTGGGACGCCTGACGCTGTTTGGGGCGCAAGAACCGAAGCGATGGTGCAAAAGGTCCTTGCGTATGTGCCTAGCCGGCTAAACAGACCCGCGTGGTAACTGCGCGAATGGTGCTGCAGCACAACAAATTAAGCAGAGGAGAAGCAATGTTGAGGCGCGTGTCTCAACCAAGGCTGAGTGGCTGGATGTACGCCGACTCGGCAGCGCTTACCAGGGGAGACCCACGCGGCGGGTCACCCGCTGAGGTTGGTGGACCAGCGTTCTTCGATGCGGCCGAATCGCCAGATCGAGATGGCGAGAAGCCAGGAGATGACGAACAGGGCGACGATGATGTAGCCGACGTAGTCGAGGTCGATGTTGGCGATTGCGGCCAGCGGGCCGGATTCGATGTGCAGCCGGTCGGCTATGACGCCGACGAGTTCGATGGTGCCGATGATGAGGGCGACGGCCACCGACAGGGTGGTGATGGTCATGTTGTAGAAGATCTTGCGGACGGGTTTGGCGAAGGCCCAGCCGTAGGCGTAGTTCATGAAGACGCCGTCGGTGGTGTCCATCAGGGACATACCGGCTGCGAACAGGATCGGTAGCACCAGGATGGCGTAGAAGGGCAGATTGAACGCTGCGGCGCCGCCGGCCAAGACCAACAGACCGACTTCGGTGGCGGTGTCGAAGCCCAGCCCGAACAGAACGCCGATGGGGTAGATGTGCCACGGCTTGGTCACTGACTTGGTCAGCCCACCGAGGAAGCGGTTCATGAATCCGCGCGAGTCGAGCTGCTTTTCGAGTTCGGCCTCGTCGTATCGGCCTTGCCGCAGTTCGCGGAACACCTTGATGATGCCCAGCAGGGCGATGAGGTTGAGGATGCCGATGATCCAGAGGAACACCCCGGACACTGACGGGCCGATCATGCCGGTGATGGTGTGCAGCGGGGAGTTCTCGTCCTCGACCGGGCCTACGAGGGCCCGCACTCCGACGGACAGTAGGAATGCCAGAGTGAACACGATGGTGGAGTGGCCGAGGGAGAACCAGAACCCGACCGATAGGGGTTTGCGGTCGACGCGGTTCTGGAGGTTGTCGGCGATGAGTTTACGAGTGGTGTTGTCGACGGCCGCGATGTGGTCGGCATCGAATGCGTGGCGTAATCCGAAGGTGTAGGCCAGGATTCCGACGCCGACGGTGAAGACGGGATGGTCGCCGCCGAGGCGGTAGTGCTCGGGAACGACGAAGGCGAACAGCACCCCGAAGCCGATCAGGTGAAGCGCGATGATGAAGCCGTACATGCCAAAAAGTGACCGCTTGTCTGCATGGGACAAGGAGCGCCGAAACTGAGCAAAACCGCCGGCAGGCGAATCTGTGGTCTCCGATGTGGCCATGGATGGCGAGCGTATGCCCCACCTGATCGTCTGTCTATGTGAAAAGATGGGCGGAAGCGACGGAAGAACCTTAGCTTCGGCGGGCGCCGATCCAATGCAGCAGGTCATGCACCGTGCCCTCGTCTAGCTGGTAATTCACTGTGCGTCCGACTCGGACCGACCTAACCCACCCCTGGCGGCGTAAAACCCGGAGAGCCTGCGACACTGCGTTCTCCGTACGGCCGACCGCTTCCGCCAGATCGCTGACACAGATGTCTGGTGTGCGGTGCATTGCCAGCAGGATCTCTAACCGGTTGGGGTCGGACAGCATGTCGAAGCGCGCCGCCCATGTGGCGGTATCTACCTCGGTCACGGCCGACTCGCGCCCGATCGTTGCATGCTTTGCAATCTATCGAATGTTGACGCCACCCGCGTGGGCCTGTCGAGCATGTCGGTAGTTATCGCGAATCACTCTTAACCACAGAGAATGTCGTGTGAGCGGCCGTGGCGCACTGCCATCCCGTTGGGGGGGTGAGTGATGTGCTGCATCGACTTCGGCGCCCGCGGCCGCTCACCAGTCCAACCTAACAGATGAACATCTGAACAGCTAGACTGATGTTGGCCAGTGGTGGTCTGCTTATCTGGTCGACCACCGGGGCCGGCAGCCCATCGGTGACGTCCATGAGGACGCAGGAAGGAATTCATGGCTGAGTACTCCTTGCCCGAGCTGGATTACGATTACGGCGCGTTGGAGCCCCATATCTCTGGGCAGATCAACGAGATTCACCACAGCAAGCACCACGCGACGTACGTCAAAGGTCTCAACGACACGATCGCCAAACTTGAGGAAGCGCGCGCCAACGACGATCACGCCGCGATCTTCCTCAACGAGAAGAACCTCGCCTTCCACCTCGGCGGGCACGTGAATCATTCGATCTGGTGGAAGAACCTCTCCCCAAACGGTGGCGACAAGCCAGAGGGGGATCTCGCCGCGGCCATCGACGACCAGTTCGGCTCGTTCGACAAGTTCCGCGCCCAGTTCACCGCGGCGGCCAACGGCTTGCAGGGCTCTGGGTGGGCAGTGCTGGGCTACGACACCCTCGGAAACCGATTGCTGACATTCCAGCTGTACGACCAGCAGGCCAATGTGCCGCTCGGCATCATTCCGCTGCTGCAGGTCGACATGTGGGAGCACGCCTACTATTTGCAGTACAAGAATGTCAAAGCCGACTATGTGAAAGCCTTTTGGAATGTGGTCAATTGGGCCGACGTGCAAGATCGCTACGCCGCGGCTACAACGAAGACCGCGGGCCTGATCTTCTAATCCGATCCAGGGTTTCGTGATGGCCGACGATGACAAGACGCGGTGGGCAATCGACGTGATGACCGCGTGGGCGCAAGGCGGTGACACCGGCTTCGTCCATGATCGCGTCGATTCCTACCTCGGCGAACCGCACGGCTGTCCAGGGTTGATCACCGGGCTGATCAACCTTTCAGGGTTGTTGTTGATGGGCATGGAAGCAACCACAGGCAAGACCACACCTGAGATCCTTCAAGCGATCGCCTCGACGCTGTCACGGCAGGGGCAACCGCCCAGCCCCTCGTAGAAAATCTGGCAAGCTGAGCACATGGCGGTGCCGGTACAGGCTGATCAAGTGCGAACAGCTCTTGTTTCCGCAGGCGAGATCGGACCGTACTTTGCGGTGGAATTCGCTGCGTCACAAGGTGAATGGTGCGCTGTTGCCGACTTGTGGACTCGTGCGGGGTGTTTGTCAGAACGCGTGAATACCGCATGCGAGTATCTGAGTTCGCGCACCAATACGGAAGTCGACCTCCGGGCGTCGGCCTCGATAAGCTCGCTTGGTTTCATGTCGCGGCTCGTATCGCCCGCGTTGGCTACCGCCTGCTTGGCGGGCGTGATACCCCGGCTGGATCCGCGGCAGATGTACTGGCGCCCCGCATTAGGGGGCCCAGTTCCGATCGCCATCGCCACTGCGACCGGCACGACGGTGGAAACCGCCACCGAGGCCGCCGCCCAGTTGGAGCACGATGTGCTGCTGCCGTGCGTCGAGCCGGTTCTGGCGGCCTACTCGAGAGAGTTCAAGCTGTCGAAGCGGGTGTTGCGAGGAAACGTCGCCTCCGCGCTCGCCGGTGCGGCCGGGATGCTCGTTCGGGCTGGGACAGCGCTCAACCTCGACCCGGTGGAGGTTGTCCGCTCAATGCTCGCACTTCCGTCACTGACCGATACCGGGCACTATGAACGCCCGTTCGATGATCGGGCGGACCGATTTTTCGTCCGG
This window contains:
- a CDS encoding superoxide dismutase codes for the protein MAEYSLPELDYDYGALEPHISGQINEIHHSKHHATYVKGLNDTIAKLEEARANDDHAAIFLNEKNLAFHLGGHVNHSIWWKNLSPNGGDKPEGDLAAAIDDQFGSFDKFRAQFTAAANGLQGSGWAVLGYDTLGNRLLTFQLYDQQANVPLGIIPLLQVDMWEHAYYLQYKNVKADYVKAFWNVVNWADVQDRYAAATTKTAGLIF
- a CDS encoding ArsR/SmtB family transcription factor; translated protein: MAKHATIGRESAVTEVDTATWAARFDMLSDPNRLEILLAMHRTPDICVSDLAEAVGRTENAVSQALRVLRRQGWVRSVRVGRTVNYQLDEGTVHDLLHWIGARRS
- the nicT gene encoding Nickel transporter NicT — protein: MATSETTDSPAGGFAQFRRSLSHADKRSLFGMYGFIIALHLIGFGVLFAFVVPEHYRLGGDHPVFTVGVGILAYTFGLRHAFDADHIAAVDNTTRKLIADNLQNRVDRKPLSVGFWFSLGHSTIVFTLAFLLSVGVRALVGPVEDENSPLHTITGMIGPSVSGVFLWIIGILNLIALLGIIKVFRELRQGRYDEAELEKQLDSRGFMNRFLGGLTKSVTKPWHIYPIGVLFGLGFDTATEVGLLVLAGGAAAFNLPFYAILVLPILFAAGMSLMDTTDGVFMNYAYGWAFAKPVRKIFYNMTITTLSVAVALIIGTIELVGVIADRLHIESGPLAAIANIDLDYVGYIIVALFVISWLLAISIWRFGRIEERWSTNLSG
- a CDS encoding type IV toxin-antitoxin system AbiEi family antitoxin domain-containing protein translates to MEVTEMPTQRGQYNRSGVEAARRSILESHNQFWRTADIDTAPSTAQRLLADLVKRGELRHIRRGLYWRGTKTPLGMAPPAPQALAIELAGGPGAGPAGLSAANALRLSTQIPRRADYALVGRPPTSAPTVRFVDRSTRRGRAEHALAPTEVAALEVLDGWDRLIETGPEEAMDRLSELIKSGSIDAPRMASAGATEPGPSRARLRHLMHRAGRPDLADAVPAADPRTAAQALFGLASVDRRWERRPRGGPSSLSVPMWSLV
- a CDS encoding ApeA N-terminal domain 1-containing protein, which encodes MPGVLCWEPDDGATLELIGGFSPGPEFRENPAGGWVATEIVGDVRPGTIYGESAAGELISIWDAQRGSHTVGFGGGVREEFWPSSWICVGAHIISPQEPALVKATVTIDEIYYLTDDGRFCAPQWAKIEGVEHPGSAIYLARLRKRERLTHAGKSILKLAKLFATFVERLEDEFGAWQYPPVSAGVFGSEVRGTMTRDSDAVCFWLVRLGRLTLFGAQEPKRWCKRSLRMCLAG
- a CDS encoding (2Fe-2S)-binding protein; translation: MSRLVSPALATACLAGVIPRLDPRQMYWRPALGGPVPIAIATATGTTVETATEAAAQLEHDVLLPCVEPVLAAYSREFKLSKRVLRGNVASALAGAAGMLVRAGTALNLDPVEVVRSMLALPSLTDTGHYERPFDDRADRFFVRHNCCMFYRVHGGGTCGDCVLTPETQRLEMWRTAVAPAGGKTRPTG